One window from the genome of Brachyspira sp. SAP_772 encodes:
- a CDS encoding DNA primase, with translation MEKLEYFSFFNIIEMLNGYFAKFDDDFDDDDYDDYDDDDEDYDDEDDYDDDDYDDDFDDDLDDDYDDEDDYDDDDYDDDFDDDDYDDDLDFDDDFDDDFDNDFDDDFDDDFDDDEDYDDDDFDDED, from the coding sequence ATGGAAAAATTAGAATATTTTAGTTTTTTTAATATTATAGAAATGTTAAATGGATATTTTGCTAAATTTGATGATGATTTCGATGATGATGATTATGATGATTACGACGATGATGACGAAGATTATGATGATGAAGACGACTATGATGATGATGATTATGATGACGATTTCGATGATGATTTAGATGATGACTATGATGATGAAGATGACTATGATGATGATGATTATGATGACGATTTCGATGATGATGATTATGATGATGATTTAGATTTTGATGATGACTTTGATGATGATTTTGATAATGACTTCGATGATGATTTCGATGATGATTTTGACGATGACGAAGATTATGATGATGACGATTTTGATGACGAAGATTAA